The Hoplias malabaricus isolate fHopMal1 unplaced genomic scaffold, fHopMal1.hap1 scaffold_557, whole genome shotgun sequence nucleotide sequence agagagagagagagagagagagagagagagagtgtttgtgtgtgtgtgtgtgtgtgtgtgtgtttattctggTTTATTTGAACCAGTGCAGGTAGTTAGAGTTCACTGCAGGAACACATATGTTGTTACTGCATGATCCTCCGTAACTGGGCGGACACATGGAGCAGGGAACACCAACTTTATATGGAGCTTCTCCAATCCAGTTTCCcctgcaaacaaacacacaacaaaaacttttaaaaaagttCTTAAAGCTCTAAAATtaggaaaaacaaatatttagaaGTTATACTCGCATTAAATGAAAATCAAAACTGTTTTGTGATTTCTGAATTAAAGATGCTCCATAGAGGAGGTCCCCACATGGGGGCAGCCCTGTTTTAAACAAGGTTTAGAAATACATCCAGGCCTCTAGGTGTCCTTATTTTGACTGTTTCATAAAGTGAAGAAAGAAATGTGAAGTGGAGAAAGGGCAAATTGCCAAACTAACAAAGTTATATTTAGAATCTATGGCAAAATGTTGGATCATACAAGAACAGCCCACTgggaaataaacacatttctagTTTTGATATTTGCCCCAAATCTGgttcaaatgtttaaaaattactTTGTAAACAAATATCATTATATTTGAAGATTTGTTGCACTACTTTTGCAGTTTTAAAACAAGGGCAGTTgcagatacatgtttgtaatatggtatactttgttttttcttgttaaCTAAGAGACTTTCACTGCTCCTGAGCAGCAAAGCTGTCCTAGCACTGGCCCTATCATCAGTAAGTCTCAAGTTTGATCCCTGCTGATGCCACAGCCCTCTGTAACCACGGGTCTAAAAGAGGAACACTGGCCTAGCTCTCTAGTTGTGTAGagtgtctctccctctccccatcaCTCAGAACAATGCTAGCCAACGCAGGTAATCAGAACAAGCTCATGTAGATGGGGAGGTAGACTGGGACAATGACTACATTGGACTACATATAGAGGACATAAAGAAAAGTTAACTTTCAATGAGGATCACAGCAGGAGATGATTCCATAACAACAGAGAAAGAGCAAGTGTACTTCATGTTATTTCATGCTGATTTTCACATAAGAAATAGAAGTAAtgggtgattttttttgttccacGGCGAAGCTCTTATTTTCAGGGTAAGGCAAGTTCAACTCCTCTGTGATGCTTTTCCCAAGCTTTCGGTTCAGTGGGATTAAATAAAGTAGGCCAGAAGTCAGTCATAAGCAGGGTCATACATAAATTGTGGAGCTTAAATTCCAGAATTGAGGCAAAATTCCTTTGAAGCTCCCCTGGTGCCAGGAGCTTTCAGTCCAGAGCAGGCTGCCTGCACAGGCTTATGCCAAAGTGTTTAGCATGTGTAGTCATTTCATCTTAGTCTGGAGCTAAACATCAAgaagaaaacatgaaaaaggTGCAAGAGCTTTCATTTTTCATGCTTTCTTGAACTTGTATAGCAATTAATAGCAGTGCTAGGTTATGAAATACTGGGGGGAAATTGCAATTGCAATTTTTATGaccaatattttaaatgttattcacAAATCTTGATTATTTACTAATAATTAAAATCCATGACTATTTATTGGCCATGACAGCTAGAACATACCCCAAATTCATGAATAGCGTCTCCAAAACTCTGATGGTGACTCGTTCTTTGGACTATTACAATTCCTGCTGTCATTTGTTATGTTTTGTCTTGTTCTgtatgtttactttcagttttgtGAGATTTCTTCCatgttattttactttttttcaaaAGCTCCACATCCACTCTACCATGCTATGTACCTTTAAGAATAATGATTGCACACTTACTTTGGTGAATAGTTGCACACCAAATACGTCGCTCTTTTCCAAACTGAACCCCACACGTTCATATTATGGCACGTATGAATAGCGCATCCTATTTTATTTGATGTCGCCCAAACCATCTGCCCAAAGAGAACGAGAAATAAAAGTAGATCAGAGCTGATATGGGccactgaaaaataattaatgcAATTACTCCACAAGTCAGCCACCATCATAAACAACTcacctgtgtgtaatgtgtgcacATGGGTCCGTAGCACTTTAAAGGACATCTGGGGTTACATTCGCGAGGATAAGGGAAAGAATAATCTTTCACTTCATCGTACCATGGCTTCACCAGCTGGAGAATGGATCTGTACCTTTAACCAAACCACAAACCACAATGTTACTGGACACAGCTGAGAAAACAGATGTTCATAGATGCTTTAATGTCCAAGTTATTTCAGAATGAATTACTAAAATGACACACATCCAAACTTGTGATAGGCTGTTTATACGTTACTATAATTTATAAATTTGAGTTGTATTTAACATTTCACATGAAATGAAACACTCAGGACTAATTGTAATGAAACATGTACAATTCCAGAGAATATTCAGGAAACAAAAATCATTTTTCCAAAAGATTGAATCAGGATGGGTAttataatatacatatttataatgccCCACCCACAAATGTACTTTTCATAGCTTTTCAACTGTTGCTTAGTTGGACAAGTTTTACAAAACACTGGTAAAAATGCCATACATACATCCCAGATGCATGCAATATCAACCACATTCATTTCGCACACCCCGTTATTATGATCTCATTGGACAGCCCAAAGCACTAGAAGAGAATGGAAACTCCCCAGGTCTTTTACATCAGCTCACAGATCCTCATACTGGCTGGCACCCAGCCATGTGTGATGAGGGGAAGAGAGGAAACCATCCCACCCACCCAGAGAGCAAAGCCAATTACAACCGATGATCTCCCATTGATCGGACCATCACATAGACCACTGGGCCACTCAGGAGCTGCCAAAACACCAATATTTATAGTCGGGTATTCACTCAAACTAATCATAATAGGTTGCAATTTTTGTTTATGATTCTCTTTCTTTAAGTTAAGCATAAATAGGAAATTTATGCACAGCACGTACAGGACGACATTGCACTGAGTGCAGAATGAGTGTCTTACCTTCCAGTTCGGACAGAAAGGTTCTGACCCAAAAACCGAAGTAGGCTCCGAGGGCCATGTTCCCAAAGACACATCGCAGCCCATTCCTCAGCTCTCTTTGCTAGAGTATCATCCCATACCTGGAAACATTAGGGGGTGGGGTTGGGGTTTAAattgcggaagacacattttttatgcagaagacaaataattgcacattattattattattattattataaataataataataataattattattattattattattattattagacagACTAGCCATCTAAAAGCAGGAGATTAGCCAAGAAGCTTAGTCCAACAAAATTGGCGAGATGAAGTTGCTAGACACTGAAAAGCTCAAATTGAAAAGGAAAGCATCTGGCTGggcaataaaatgtaatttcatcTGGTTATGCAATAGAAAATACACCATCTGTCTATGCTAACACTGCTTTCTTAAAGAAACTTGATCGTGCCCTTGCCATTACCAAATTCACAAGCCATGAAATGAAGCCTAAGAATCTGTCTGGCTGAGAGACTGAAAATACAGTGACCATAAGAGCCATAAGACCACTGCTTCCAAAATAAATCCATTTATATCATAGCcctgaaaaaacaaatgttcaCCAGTGGAGGCCAAAAAACCAATTCACAAGTTCCaggtctgtctatctatctatctatctatctatctatctatctatctatctacctacctacctacctaccttttttttttgttagtttgtcAGGTTTTCCTACCATGTATATTATTATCGATGTATGCTAACACAGCATTAAGTGTCATTCCCACAGATTCTCTTGTGTGGTTTACTTCCCAAGCTGGGACTTAAACCCTAGTTTGAGCTATATCACCTGAAAGTTAAAATTATTTAAGTCCATCTATTCACTTTGAAACATATTACATGCCTTAACAATTAGGCTGAACTATATTTTTAGAAGAAATGGACCATCTTTGGTGGACAGGTTAATTTATATCTATGAAATATTAAGCACATATAGTTTCTGCTATTCAATATGATGTTTACTTCTGAAAGCTTAAGTATAAGAAAAAAGAACAGGGACAAACACTAACTAATGAATGCCTGAACAGGGACAAACACTAACTAATGAATGCCTGCACAAAGCACCCAATCATTAAACGCCACAAGAAACCCCTTGTGGATAATCGTCAGCCTGCTAAACacgtgtgagtgagttacaagccaatTCCATGAGCCCATGATCTAGACTAAAAATGTGACATTTATACAACAGTATGccagtaaatattttttttgtctttataaTCAGTCGTAGTTATAGGGTCTCTGCAGGAAATTACCTGATCcagattttatttaaagtgcGAGATTAATCAACCAGTGCCAAAACCATTTAACAGCAGAACCAAAACACACTGTAGAAATGTCCCAAtaacagtacaatacaatacagtaCAATATCAGTCAAATACAGACATATataatggttttattttttgaggGGTCCATCCATGGTCCCTAACTCCACCTAACCCAACTCTTAACATTAATTAATGTCACGAAAAAGACTTCTACACAAATTGAGAACTATGTCTGTTAGAAATCCATATACTCATATCAATTATCAGTTACATTTCTGACAATGAGAAActatatttactttatttgaACACTTTTAGACAGAGTATGTCCAGCTTCTCAAAATGATTATGAAAATGTGTTGCtcatgaatatgagaaaagtcACAATGATGAGATACTAAGTTATGAATTTGGAAAGATTTCTCagtattaacatttacaaattggCTTCCATACAAGAGTCCCCGTACAGGAGGAAAAATATTAATGTGATTATCATTATAGGCACCTTTGGTCCCTACAAAGTAACAAATACAGACTCAAACACAGCACTGTGGAATCTGAACCCAGTGACCGCGCGGGGCTCTGTTGCTAATCTCATTTTAGCGAACAATTCTGatttaaaatgcaaacaaaatggCTTTAAATGCAAATTACCATGTATTCCATGTTCGAAGCCGGAGGGAAAACTTTTCCGCGGACTTTGTTGTGGTAGTGGAGGATGGCTAGCATGTCCTCCTGGGAGATGGAGCGCTTCTTTCTGACCCGCGGCGGGAGCGGCGCGTCCTGGCCTGGCAAAGGTGCGCCAAGCCCGGcatgagtgagcgagagagccGCGGTGGAGTTCCGGGCGTAGGCTGCGCAAACTCCGCACCAAAGACACAAGAGCAGCACGTCCACAGCCAGACACGTCTCATTCATCATCAGCTTCATTGAAGTTCACTTCggggttttcttttctttacgtATTTACTGCAAATGTTCACAAAGCACGTGCACTTAAATTGCTTTCTGGTTTTGGGTGCAGTCCAGTACAGATATCTTCTAACAGTTAAACATCTGATATTTGTTGATGTGCATCATGCATGTGCAAAGATATAATGTATTTAGTAAAGTAATTACATGCCATGCCATGCATATGCTCTATGTGCAATACCTGTACTAAAATGCTGAAACAAATATAGTGGAACAGtatacagtctctctctctctctctctctctctctctctctctctctctctctctctctctctctctcttactctctgaTTGTGGAAGCCTTTTTCAAAGCTCCTCCTGTCCAGCAGCTCTGGATTTCTCCCCCTTCCACAGAGCTAGTAGAGGGGCTTTATATACCCAAGATGCACAGGGCAGGAAGTCTCTTGGCTTGCCCCTGAATGTGCAGGGTGTCCCCACCCCATCACCTGAAACACATCACTCGCAGACGTAATGCTTTGTTGCTTTTATCCCTTTCCTGGCACAGTTTTTCAGGGCCAGGCCTTAATCAAAACATCTGGTTTTGGTTTGCACAGCTGGCAGGAgtagaaaagaaaacataagATAAGCAAAGAGAATAATCCACTGACCCTAAAAGAGTAGGGCTCTGTAGACATTCTGAGCTCTGTGCCAATCGTGACAGTGAAGATTAGAGTGGAGAAGAAGCTTTATATATGGGTGTTAGTGGGCGTTGGTTGTTTTTTGCTGCTATTTAGACATAAAAtatagtgaggtcaggtgctgatgttggatgattagttctggttcACAAACACCTCTCCAGCTCGTCCCAAATGTACTGGATGGAGTACCATCACTTAAGAGAACACAGCTCACacgcagctgctccagagtacCAACGTAATTTCATGCTTGTCTGTGGTAATTGTACAAAGTAATGCAGTGGTTGCACCTTAAATAAGATGAATGCACTAATTAACAAGCTGTGTCTACTAACTTCTGACATGaatcaaacatttatttagattttcttGAAGTAGCAACTTTGATAAAATTACAATAGAGCCACATCTGGCATAGACACCTTTTGCCTTGACATTTGTGGACACTTGGAAGAAAGTCCAGCAGCTTTTACAACTCAGGGGTTAGAGCTGGGTCTCTCACCTCTGATTATTTTCCTTGTGGTATTTATTATAATTGACTGTACTGTAAAGATTACACTTGTTCTGTGCTGGATGCTTTGCCAGGACGGTTGGCAGCTGGTGAACAAATTAAAGCAACGTGACGCAGGACTTCTCTCTCCCCCATTCGCTTCTCTCTCTTAAAAAAACAGTCCTTTCCATACTTTCTTGGAAGTGATGGACTCTCAGGGCTGGAGTTGGGCCATCAGAGGATGAAAAACGCTGCGCTGCTGTATGGTGAAATCTAGTAGCCTGTTAGTGTTGTTCTCTGGCCTCCATTTCTCCCCAATCAGAAGCGCATCACACCAATGATGCCTCAGTGAACTAACCAAGGAAATGCCTGGTTCCATTCAACACTGGAAAGAAATCTGAGTGCACAGGTGTCTCTACAATCAGTTTAATTTATGTCTATAGCACTAGGGTCTTTCTTGTGAGGGatgaaatgaacaaaaacacattattcCAATAAATATCTCTTGTAAACATCTCATTTCACAGTGACGTATTAAAACCCAACTGTTAATCAGCTTTTACTGCTTATGTAGGTGTGGTATTAAAAAAGGCTCAGAGTAATAGTGGAAGTCTAGGAAGTTTGTGGTGAGCGTTCTTggccgaatgtgtgtgtggtcagtgtgaaaACCATTCCCATTTTCTCTGAGCCAGTTTGTCACTTGCGCTGTTTAGGCACTTGTCTTAGCTCTGCATTTCAAAAGCAAAGGATGACTTCATATGTTAATTTTAACTTCACGAGCTTTTAAAAATGGGAAAGAACACGGAGATCTTGAGCGGGAGTTTCATATGACATTAGAAGAGGTAaaactgatggagaatgtggaGGAGAAAGAACAGTAACACATTTTGACAACTGGGCACAGGAGAGACGGCGATATAGAGTCACTGCAAGAAGAAAACCATGACAACTccaaaacagatttttaaaaggAACATTAATTTAAAGGGAAAGTTCAATTGTTTCGGGTCTTTCTAAACTCATGCAGGTAGATGTCATCATAGGCACCCCTGATTGTTTCTAAGAGTTTGTTCTATCCACAAAtggctgttctgaaaaacgAAGATATATGAAATGTATGATTCCTTTCACGTTAACTAAACAATGAAATACATATCCTTAAAGAAATTTTAGACATAAAACAGACAACAAAATGTCTACATTTATTGGCAGTGGTCAGATTTTTCCTGCCATGATTTAGTCTGTTCTCTTTTACATGCGGCATAGTTTAGGGCACCGGAGGCGACAAAATTCTCCAGCTTTTTAGTGGTTTCAGAAAAGGAGACTGTGATAATGGAGCACATTGTTGGCTAGCAAATAAACTCATAGCAGCACAAATGGAAAGACACATTCAACAAGTGCCTTTCAGTGCTTAATTTAATCAGTGTAAGTGTCTGGTTAAAATATTCACCCAATGTTAAGAGTTTATTCAAGTAAATAAAGCTGAGCAGTGACTGCTTTTTTTTAACAAGGGCTGCCATTTTAGCTGTGACTGAGTGCAGAGGCAGGGGTGGTTAGCATTGCTAAATTAAGATAGCATTGCAAATCCCATTGGTGTGGTAGCATAAATTGGAACTGGCCTAGCACGTGTTAACCCTGTGAACACACAAGGTTGGGTGCCTGGTcgaaaaagaagaaaactatCCTATCACTATATAAAAGAAGTGCCAGGTTTATTTTTGAATGCACCTTGTTATTCCTGGCCTGTGCTAATACTTTTATGGCTTTACTTGGCCTTCACTGTGGACCAGATCTTTACTCAGTGACTGGAATACGCTGTGCTTTACTCCTTGCATGTTTTGTCTGATATTAATCACCAGATGTCTTCATTTGTGCATCAGCGTCTTCAGAAATATTCCAGCTCTGACCGTCATTGCTTACACTTAACCTTTCAAAACAAGTCTGGTGTAACACTGGAGCAACTCTGATGATGGCTAACCCTGAAACACACtctctgttaaaaaaaacacacgcaTTAAACTCACCTCGCTGACGTCTCCACTGTTCTTCTGACATCACTGATACACACTTGGACAAACTCTGATACCAGCTGATTTTCTCAAGATGGTTCTGATCGGCTTCATGAAGTTTCTGTCATGATGCTGAAAGTGTACAAGGTCAGCATAAGCTAAAGACAAAAATCTCTCACTATCGCTATACTTTCTCCTTAACGTCTCTGTaattcctccttaatatctacATAGTTTTCatacttaatatctctgtagtttctctttaATACTGTATCTTTGAGtttcattaatatctctgtagtgtctcctgaACACACTGAAGTCAGATGGAGAGACAGTGGAGGCTTGTGTCTCCTGCTTCTCAGATGTTTCTCATGAGAGAAAGAGCCTAGGAATGTTCTCTGTGTTTCCTACTGAGTCTGAGTGGAAGTCTCAGTGGTGTCTCATGCTTGGCTCAGTGCTGAGATAATAACACTCCTATTTATCTGCAGATGAACTAAAGGCAGCTGTCCACTGTTTCTCACCAGAGCTCATAACACAATCAGTTTTGATCATGGAAATAACCTCATCATTTTGATCTAGACATATCGTGTCTCCTTTTCTACACATATGTCTCCTCAACATGTCTCCTTTTGAGCTAACAATGAGCAACTTTTTGAACAATGATTAATGTCTTTCTGGGGTGTTAGGCCATGTGTTAATTAGACAAGGCCTGGTCAGAGAGTGCAGCTCCACTGTATCAGGAaggcaaagtaaaaaaaaatcatgctgaatatttatttacttggaGAGCAGCTCTGATTTCCTCGGCTCCCTCTCTGTGGCCTCACGGAAAAGAACAGATGCAACAGAGAATACACTGCTCTGTCAGCTCCAGAAATCAACCCCAAACTTTCTCAGACTCACAGCTGTGAGCTCCACCCTACGACGAGCTCATCTTTCTCCTCTGGCTCTTTGCTGAGCATCTAGGAAAATCACTTAAGGGTCATCTGTGAACAGTGAAAAACTTCAGCTCAGAAGAAGGGAACAGAAGAGAGCTTTGCATTTCAGctatctacggacactttttcaGAAAGAGACCACTTCTACTGTCACACTCTGGTGACTCTGATCACTTTATCACTTAGCACTGTGTATCTGGAGGAGACTGTGGGACTGAttctgctggaaaatgaaaagcGAGGAACTGTGAGGTCACTTGTTTGTCGTCGTTGGCCCTAAAACAGAAAGAAACCATGGGACTGACCTCTGTGGTTTGTTGTGGCATTCTGCCATTAACCGTCTACAGTTTTTACCAGAAAGCGCTGGTTAAACACAGCTATCAGAGCCAGTGCGCCATAAGATGAATGTGTGGAGTCTGTATGTTTGTCAATGCAGTGTTAAAGTTTCAGCTCGGCCTCAAAGCCACAGACACAGCTTCGCTAAACCACCTCTGTTCCCGTCTAATTTATAGAGCTGCCATTCACACTCTAACAGTACAGCTTTCACACGAGTTTCACACAAACGTtcctaaatataaacaatatgcTTCTTCCAAAATCAATGAAAATGGGAATCTGTGATGTGTAAATTTTCTTAACGATTTATTtaatgacaaacacacaaaatatttttagattttttcaCGGACCAACTcagttgtatttttaaaatatatgcacATTTGGAAAACTGATgcatgtaaaactgtccacaaaaTCTGGACAGAGGTGAGTTTCCCACTGAGCTCCATCAGCTTTCCTTTACTGACACTGTccaagcatttgggaactgaggagactcaGTGCTGCAGGTTTAAGAGTGGAATATTTGCACATTCTCGCTCAATGCAAGACTCCAGCTGCTCACCAGTCTGTGATGGCCATCATGTGAGTCTTTATGGTAAGCATAGCAGACAGATCTGGAGCGTAGGCCGGTGAAGTTCACAAACCCTGTGTTTTTTTTGCGAAGTCACACTGTTGTAGCACATGCAGAATGGGgtctggcattgtcttgctaaaACAACAATGGACTTCCTAGAAAAAGACATGGCC carries:
- the LOC136685473 gene encoding peptidase inhibitor 15-A-like → MKLMMNETCLAVDVLLLCLWCGVCAAYARNSTAALSLTHAGLGAPLPGQDAPLPPRVRKKRSISQEDMLAILHYHNKVRGKVFPPASNMEYMVWDDTLAKRAEEWAAMCLWEHGPRSLLRFLGQNLSVRTGRYRSILQLVKPWYDEVKDYSFPYPRECNPRCPLKCYGPMCTHYTQMVWATSNKIGCAIHTCHNMNVWGSVWKRATYLVCNYSPKGNWIGEAPYKVGVPCSMCPPSYGGSCSNNICVPAVNSNYLHWFK